One stretch of Bosea vaviloviae DNA includes these proteins:
- a CDS encoding DUF1289 domain-containing protein — protein MALASPCLDICKFDRKADLCVGCFRTTAEIRQWGKFTDHKRRQILAERRRREAKLAARKTSL, from the coding sequence GTGGCCCTGGCGTCGCCTTGTCTCGATATCTGCAAATTCGACCGCAAGGCGGACCTGTGTGTCGGTTGCTTCCGTACCACGGCTGAGATCCGCCAGTGGGGGAAGTTCACCGATCACAAGCGCCGCCAGATACTGGCGGAACGCCGCCGGCGCGAGGCCAAACTGGCCGCGCGCAAGACGTCCCTTTGA
- a CDS encoding IS5 family transposase (programmed frameshift): protein MNRDHFWLTDAQFARVEPHLPTDTRGKPRVDDRRVISGIVHVLKSGGRWIDAPPDYGPRKTLYNRYVRWAAKGVWVDLFHALASAGGPPAQVLIDSSAVKAHRSASGGKGGKRNQAIGRSRGGRTTKIHALTDRDCRPIAFLLTGGHVADCTAGSVLLQQMPAARILHGDKGYDSNAIRRQVEENGTMPNIPPKANRRWKNCFSPVLYRDRNAIERMFCRLNDFRRVATRYDRNAVNFLAAVCIAATVSYWL, encoded by the exons ATGAATCGGGATCATTTCTGGCTCACGGACGCGCAATTCGCGCGGGTCGAGCCGCATTTGCCAACGGATACGCGCGGCAAGCCTCGTGTTGACGACCGCCGGGTGATCAGCGGCATCGTCCATGTTTTGAAGTCCGGCGGGCGCTGGATCGATGCGCCGCCCGATTACGGGCCACGCAAGACGCTCTACAACCGCTATGTCCGCTGGGCCGCCAAGGGCGTCTGGGTTGATCTCTTCCATGCTTTGGCGAGCGCCGGCGGTCCCCCGGCCCAGGTGCTCATCGATAGCTCCGCCGTGAAGGCGCACCGCTCGGCCTCGGGCGGAAAAGGGGGGA AGCGCAACCAGGCCATAGGTCGTTCTCGCGGAGGTCGCACGACCAAGATCCACGCGCTGACCGATCGCGACTGCCGACCTATCGCCTTCCTGCTCACCGGCGGACACGTCGCTGATTGCACAGCCGGATCGGTCCTGCTGCAGCAGATGCCGGCCGCTCGCATCCTCCATGGTGACAAGGGCTACGACAGCAACGCCATCCGCCGGCAGGTCGAGGAGAATGGCACGATGCCCAACATCCCGCCCAAGGCCAACCGGCGCTGGAAGAACTGCTTCTCGCCCGTCCTCTACCGCGATCGAAACGCCATCGAGCGCATGTTCTGCCGCCTCAATGATTTCCGCCGCGTCGCCACACGATACGATCGTAACGCCGTCAACTTCCTCGCCGCCGTCTGCATCGCAGCGACCGTCAGCTACTGGTTATGA
- a CDS encoding type II toxin-antitoxin system PemK/MazF family toxin, with amino-acid sequence MRRGEIWTVAGGKEYAIKPRPVAIVRDDSFDATNSVTICAFTTDDNEAPLFRLPVQPNERNGLRAACQLMVDKITERGNFHLPHQLPQCDKRI; translated from the coding sequence ATGAGGCGTGGCGAGATCTGGACCGTCGCGGGCGGCAAGGAATACGCAATCAAGCCGCGCCCGGTCGCCATCGTCCGGGATGACAGCTTTGACGCTACGAATTCTGTCACCATTTGCGCGTTCACGACGGACGATAACGAAGCACCGTTGTTTCGCCTGCCGGTGCAGCCCAACGAGCGCAACGGGCTGCGTGCCGCATGCCAGCTGATGGTGGACAAGATTACCGAGCGAGGCAACTTCCATCTTCCGCATCAGTTGCCCCAGTGCGACAAACGGATTTAA
- a CDS encoding antitoxin MazE-like protein translates to MQLPFQTEAHRQSLAVASSKRAQEDQSFIDAISDWGDE, encoded by the coding sequence GTGCAGCTTCCTTTCCAGACTGAGGCCCACCGCCAGTCGCTCGCCGTTGCGTCGAGCAAGCGCGCCCAAGAAGATCAGTCGTTTATCGACGCGATCTCGGATTGGGGCGACGAATGA
- a CDS encoding antitoxin MazE-like protein translates to MASASKPKPSRVKVRDYRERLRSQGLRPIQIWVPDVRAASFPD, encoded by the coding sequence ATGGCATCGGCTTCGAAGCCAAAGCCCTCAAGAGTGAAGGTGCGTGACTATCGCGAACGGCTGCGATCGCAAGGATTGCGGCCCATTCAAATTTGGGTTCCCGACGTTCGTGCAGCTTCCTTTCCAGACTGA
- a CDS encoding Mov34/MPN/PAD-1 family protein, translated as MTDDKLTLRSANLAVSLSQSAIQTFHAHRQMHFWHREAGGQLFGISKPGHWVILDATGPRTEDRRSRFAFWPSRAAEQREIEAYHERGLEYLGDWHTHPENEPTPSSKDIDTIRDIVRESQHHLPGFLLCIIGRAELSAGMWLSFHDRGGATTRLTSRRNIEEATGSTARSPSKVRII; from the coding sequence ATGACCGACGACAAACTCACTCTACGCAGCGCGAACCTAGCCGTCTCGCTCAGCCAGTCGGCCATTCAGACATTTCATGCCCACCGGCAGATGCACTTCTGGCATCGGGAGGCCGGAGGCCAGCTGTTCGGGATCTCCAAGCCGGGGCATTGGGTCATCTTGGATGCCACCGGGCCGCGGACGGAGGACCGCAGGAGCCGATTTGCGTTCTGGCCGAGCCGGGCGGCCGAGCAACGGGAGATCGAAGCCTACCACGAGCGTGGCCTAGAGTATTTGGGCGATTGGCATACCCACCCTGAGAACGAGCCAACACCTTCGTCAAAGGATATCGACACCATTCGGGACATCGTGCGGGAGTCGCAACATCACCTTCCCGGCTTCTTGCTTTGCATTATTGGAAGGGCTGAATTAAGCGCCGGAATGTGGCTGTCGTTCCATGACAGAGGCGGTGCAACGACGCGATTGACTTCACGTCGAAATATTGAAGAGGCGACCGGATCGACTGCCCGATCACCGTCGAAGGTAAGAATAATATAA
- a CDS encoding ThiF family adenylyltransferase — MTVNVPLPVTDAIAAVDAWFEGLGRPFLGKLPADDPLLAGRGKVGWRISTRGHELLVLVDAAFPFSRPNCYLPIATRAMPHVERDGKLCLRNPELPGDPVSAISAAIGLARKLLADIAAGAEDDDFQEDFGLYWAQGCYGHPARLLGLAGAPSAFSAWMASDTALYGFRNRTDAERWWKHRFGQSAAKVHRMATIALDVLPHPDSYPKTAIELWELVERRSKDGTAILRECLDQCPKSLLVTLTGFAPSGRAHAASLYLSRKVDDRKVPLKRRVIVGASRTGPLSIERLCEDFNVRRLTTQALDAASSRLPYAERDQLARSRVAVIGCGALGSGVARLLAKSGIGQLFLVDPDTMGWENIRRHQLGAGFVGLNKAKALAHAIAQENPDIVSITPHGVNIQTVLAEEPALLRKMDLVVACTANWAANAAIDNYMVVHGGPVCIYAWMEAHALASHAVLVTPDKMFALGYDAAGNPPMTTSISERPAPVECGGLTTPFGAIELAHAEGLAARLAMDFLRGRSTKAEWRTWLTDAASLADAEGAWTPEWLASRGEPNPLGEIVSAEWQ; from the coding sequence ATGACGGTTAATGTCCCTCTCCCGGTCACCGATGCCATTGCCGCCGTCGATGCTTGGTTCGAGGGGCTCGGCCGCCCTTTTCTGGGCAAACTCCCGGCCGATGACCCGCTGCTTGCCGGCAGGGGCAAGGTGGGGTGGCGAATATCGACCAGGGGACACGAGCTGCTCGTTCTGGTCGACGCCGCCTTCCCGTTTTCGCGACCCAACTGCTATTTGCCAATCGCCACGCGCGCGATGCCACACGTTGAGCGCGACGGTAAGCTCTGCCTGAGGAATCCGGAACTGCCTGGCGATCCTGTCAGCGCAATTTCCGCAGCAATCGGGCTTGCGCGCAAGCTTCTGGCCGACATAGCGGCAGGAGCCGAGGATGACGACTTCCAGGAGGATTTCGGCCTCTACTGGGCCCAGGGCTGCTACGGGCATCCCGCACGCCTGCTTGGATTAGCCGGGGCACCGAGCGCCTTTAGCGCTTGGATGGCCTCGGACACAGCGCTGTACGGCTTCAGAAACCGAACCGATGCAGAGCGATGGTGGAAGCACCGATTTGGACAATCCGCAGCGAAGGTCCATCGGATGGCAACCATTGCATTGGATGTCCTGCCGCATCCGGACAGCTATCCGAAAACGGCAATTGAGCTGTGGGAGCTAGTCGAGCGGCGTTCGAAGGACGGCACGGCAATTCTCCGCGAGTGCCTGGACCAGTGTCCAAAGTCGCTCCTGGTCACGTTGACCGGTTTCGCGCCCTCAGGTCGCGCTCACGCTGCATCGCTATATCTGTCTCGCAAGGTCGATGACAGGAAGGTACCCCTCAAGCGTCGTGTCATCGTCGGCGCGTCTCGCACCGGTCCACTGTCAATCGAACGCCTGTGCGAAGACTTCAACGTAAGGCGCTTGACGACCCAGGCGCTGGACGCCGCCAGCAGTCGCTTGCCATATGCCGAACGCGACCAGCTCGCTCGATCCCGGGTGGCGGTGATCGGCTGTGGCGCGCTTGGTTCGGGCGTGGCCCGACTCCTCGCCAAGTCAGGTATCGGTCAGCTCTTCCTCGTCGATCCAGACACGATGGGTTGGGAGAACATCCGCAGACATCAGCTCGGGGCTGGTTTTGTCGGTCTCAACAAGGCGAAGGCCCTAGCGCATGCGATAGCGCAGGAGAATCCGGATATTGTCTCCATCACGCCCCATGGCGTGAACATACAAACAGTCCTGGCCGAAGAACCCGCCTTGCTTAGGAAAATGGACTTGGTTGTGGCCTGCACGGCGAACTGGGCAGCCAACGCCGCCATCGACAACTATATGGTCGTCCATGGCGGTCCGGTGTGCATCTACGCCTGGATGGAAGCGCATGCGCTGGCTTCGCACGCGGTCCTGGTCACGCCGGACAAGATGTTCGCGTTGGGATACGACGCTGCCGGCAACCCACCGATGACCACTTCGATCAGTGAAAGACCGGCACCTGTGGAGTGCGGCGGGTTGACCACGCCGTTCGGAGCGATTGAGCTTGCCCATGCGGAAGGTCTAGCGGCGCGTCTCGCAATGGACTTCCTCCGCGGCAGGTCGACCAAGGCCGAATGGCGAACCTGGTTGACCGACGCAGCATCGCTTGCCGACGCTGAGGGGGCATGGACGCCGGAGTGGCTGGCCTCGCGCGGTGAGCCCAATCCCCTCGGGGAAATCGTCAGCGCGGAATGGCAATGA
- a CDS encoding cyclic GMP-AMP synthase DncV-like nucleotidyltransferase — protein MKDCNEQVRGYHQAEVKMNDFGREDIFKKAKANRTRLRNGLARDDRPTPVGSRTQGSYAMRTMIHDPAGDYDIDDGVYFKKEDLVGERDGEMSALAVRQMVCAALQDDRFTEVPEVLKNCVRVYYQQGYHVDVPAYRRVRTTDPLTGITSDKYELAGAYWKASDALSVTKWFRDQNKALCSDATGNGNNGQFVRVVRLVKAFARSRPHWNGKMASGFALTKLVAEHYREDTGRDDQALREVLRAIRDRLEYNDGVRHPTLDENIADPGSARTAFLRSKLVDKLPCLDVLDDPDCTHDQAMRAWDKFFKSEWFRIQPDPADEEDLENKTKAPAVIKSGGQGYA, from the coding sequence ATGAAGGACTGCAACGAACAGGTCCGTGGTTATCACCAGGCCGAAGTGAAGATGAACGACTTCGGTCGTGAGGACATATTCAAGAAGGCGAAGGCCAACCGCACTCGGCTTCGCAACGGCTTGGCGCGAGACGACCGTCCCACCCCGGTCGGGTCGCGAACGCAAGGGTCCTACGCCATGCGGACCATGATCCACGACCCAGCCGGCGATTATGACATCGACGACGGCGTCTATTTCAAGAAGGAGGACCTAGTCGGCGAGCGGGACGGCGAGATGTCCGCGCTTGCCGTGCGCCAGATGGTCTGCGCCGCCCTTCAGGACGACAGGTTCACCGAGGTGCCGGAGGTGCTGAAAAACTGCGTCCGCGTCTATTATCAGCAGGGCTACCACGTCGATGTGCCAGCCTATAGGCGCGTTCGAACGACAGATCCACTGACGGGCATCACTAGCGACAAGTACGAACTCGCGGGAGCATATTGGAAGGCATCGGACGCGCTAAGCGTGACGAAGTGGTTCCGCGATCAGAACAAGGCGCTTTGCAGCGATGCGACTGGCAACGGCAACAACGGCCAGTTCGTTCGGGTCGTGAGGTTGGTAAAGGCATTTGCGCGCAGCCGCCCTCATTGGAATGGCAAGATGGCGAGCGGCTTCGCGCTGACGAAGCTTGTCGCCGAGCATTACCGCGAGGATACGGGGCGAGACGATCAGGCGCTACGGGAGGTCCTTCGCGCCATTCGTGACCGCCTAGAATACAATGATGGGGTCCGGCATCCGACCTTGGACGAAAACATTGCCGATCCAGGCAGCGCCAGGACAGCGTTTCTCCGCAGTAAGCTGGTCGACAAGCTGCCCTGTCTCGATGTGCTCGACGACCCGGACTGCACGCACGACCAAGCGATGCGAGCGTGGGACAAGTTCTTCAAGTCTGAGTGGTTCCGCATACAGCCGGACCCAGCCGACGAGGAGGACTTGGAAAACAAGACGAAAGCCCCCGCGGTGATCAAGTCCGGCGGGCAAGGCTACGCATGA
- a CDS encoding patatin-like phospholipase family protein: protein MPENKPFRVLSLDGGGMRGVYTAAFLDRLVKYFALSRNEPTLDLGKGFDLITGTSTGAIVACALAVGRPLSEVVRLYEKSGPEIFPHRIKGTMSAIYRALRGDAFVRPGDKALRDALTTVLTDTTMRQVYDLRGISLSVPAVAMKNHRAWVFKKTAKSGPRDDNYPLVDVCMATSAAPIYRSLAAIEDPMGGHGRKQVFADGGLWANNPILVGMIDALAAAAPGQPIEIFSLGTCSRPEGETISDDEAHRSMLDWKLGADVAPLAISAQEFAYDSMARFLSGAFTDLGRSVRTLRFPKKDVPAEMLDYLGLDDSRGSAMTRLIQQACADADLIKSACDDTKNYDGAMVKALMMDLPSMPVTGAVWR, encoded by the coding sequence ATGCCGGAGAATAAGCCTTTCCGAGTTCTGAGTTTGGATGGGGGTGGGATGCGAGGAGTCTACACCGCAGCCTTCCTCGATCGCTTGGTTAAATACTTCGCTCTAAGTCGAAACGAACCGACCCTTGATCTCGGGAAGGGGTTCGACCTGATAACGGGCACCAGCACCGGCGCGATCGTCGCGTGCGCCCTGGCGGTAGGTAGGCCCCTGAGCGAAGTGGTGAGGCTCTACGAAAAGAGCGGTCCGGAAATTTTCCCTCACCGGATCAAGGGAACCATGAGCGCAATCTACCGCGCGCTTCGTGGGGACGCCTTCGTCAGACCAGGCGACAAGGCGCTTCGAGATGCTCTCACCACCGTACTCACCGATACCACCATGCGTCAGGTCTACGACCTGAGAGGGATCTCGCTCTCCGTTCCTGCCGTGGCGATGAAAAACCACAGGGCATGGGTTTTCAAGAAGACGGCGAAGAGCGGCCCGCGTGATGACAATTATCCCCTCGTCGACGTGTGCATGGCAACCAGCGCCGCGCCGATCTACCGCTCACTCGCCGCCATCGAGGATCCGATGGGGGGCCACGGTCGCAAGCAGGTTTTCGCAGATGGAGGGCTGTGGGCCAACAACCCGATCCTGGTCGGCATGATCGACGCGCTTGCCGCCGCAGCCCCAGGTCAGCCGATCGAGATCTTCTCGCTCGGGACCTGTTCGAGGCCTGAGGGCGAGACCATCAGCGACGACGAGGCTCATCGCTCGATGTTGGACTGGAAGTTGGGCGCGGATGTCGCGCCGTTGGCCATCAGTGCGCAGGAGTTCGCCTACGACAGCATGGCGCGCTTTCTTTCCGGCGCCTTCACCGACCTCGGACGGAGCGTCCGAACGCTGCGGTTTCCGAAGAAGGACGTGCCAGCGGAGATGCTCGATTACCTGGGCCTCGACGACTCTCGGGGGAGCGCGATGACGCGCCTCATCCAGCAAGCCTGCGCGGACGCGGACCTCATCAAGAGCGCCTGCGACGACACGAAGAACTACGACGGCGCGATGGTGAAGGCGCTGATGATGGACTTGCCCTCGATGCCGGTCACCGGCGCAGTTTGGAGGTAG
- a CDS encoding vitamin B12-dependent ribonucleotide reductase has protein sequence MRIERRYTSAGQSPYAAIPFRSAVSEIRNPDGSIVFRLEGIEVPEAWSQVASDVLAQKYFRKAGVPAALKKVEENDVPSFLWRSVPDETALAKLPEAERFVSEISSKQVFDRLAGCWTYWGWKGGYFSSEEDAQAFHDELRFMLATQRVAPNSPQWFNTGLHWSYGIDGPSQGHFYVDFKTGKLVKSKSSYEHPQPHACFIQGVQDDLVNEGGIMDLWVREARLFKYGSGTGSNFSLLRGEGEKLAGGGRSSGLMSFLKIGDRAAGAIKSGGTTRRAAKMVVVDVDHPDIETYIDWKVREEQKVAALVTGSKVVQKHMKAVMKACVNCEGDGDSCFDPEKNPALKREIKLARKAMVPDNYIKRVMQFAKQGYTDIQFDIYDTDWDSEAYLTVSGQNSNNSVSLTDDFLRAVETDGDWNLTGRTTGKITKTLKARDLWEKIGYAAWASADPGLHFNTTMNDWHTCAASGRIRASNPCSEYMFLDDTACNLASANLLQFYDREAKAFDVAAYEHLCRLWTIVLEISVTMAQFPSKEIAELSYEYRTLGLGYANIGGLLMTMGLGYDSDEGRALAGALTAVMTGVSYATSAEMAAELGPFPGYKKNAAHMLRVIRNHRVAAHGQASGYEGLQVTPVPLDHGTLARLGGSSALLSERARIAWDNALALGEKHGYRNAQATVIAPTGTIGLVMDCDTTGIEPDFALVKFKKLAGGGYWKIINGAVPDALRALGYRESEIAEIEAYAVGHGTLAQSPGINHGSLKAKGFTQDKIDAIEKDLKAAFDIKFVFNKWTLGEDFLVKTLKVPAEKLAEMSFELLPFLGFSKAEIEAANVHVCGAMTLEGAPHLKLDHYNVFDCANPCGRIGKRYLSVESHIRMMAAAQPFISGAISKTINMPNDATVEDCKSAYMLSWKLALKANALYRDGSKLSQPLNSALISDEDDEDDAVEALHQQPMAARAAHVAEKIVERIVERVERNREQEKLPTRRKGYTQKAKIGGHTLFLRTGEYDDGRLGEIFLDMNKEGSALRALINNFAISVSLGLQYGVPLEEYVDAFTFTRFEPAGFVQGNDSIKNATSILDYVFRELAISYLGRYELAHIDPSEVGNIGLGSGGQNQQAMAGATPQTSVSKGLVRSRADKLMLIPGGAVPEAPRQASQAHGYATAGATALKQEPAEQPYGEAEMAKLGFAAPAPAGQPKASERRAEAIMKGYVGDSCGECGNFTLVRNGTCLKCNTCGSTTGCS, from the coding sequence ATGCGCATCGAGCGCCGCTACACCTCCGCCGGCCAATCGCCTTACGCGGCGATTCCGTTCCGCTCTGCCGTCAGCGAGATCCGCAATCCCGATGGCTCGATCGTGTTCCGGCTGGAGGGCATCGAGGTGCCCGAAGCCTGGTCGCAGGTCGCCAGCGACGTGCTCGCCCAGAAATACTTCCGCAAGGCCGGCGTTCCGGCGGCCCTGAAGAAGGTCGAGGAAAACGACGTCCCCTCCTTCCTCTGGCGCTCCGTGCCCGATGAAACCGCGCTCGCCAAGCTCCCGGAAGCCGAGCGCTTCGTTTCCGAGATCTCATCCAAGCAGGTCTTCGACCGGCTCGCCGGCTGCTGGACCTATTGGGGCTGGAAGGGCGGTTATTTCTCCTCCGAGGAGGACGCGCAGGCTTTCCATGACGAACTGCGCTTCATGCTCGCGACCCAGCGCGTCGCGCCGAACTCGCCGCAATGGTTCAACACCGGCCTGCATTGGTCCTATGGCATCGACGGCCCGAGCCAGGGCCATTTCTACGTCGACTTCAAGACCGGCAAGCTGGTGAAGTCGAAGTCGAGCTACGAGCACCCGCAGCCCCATGCCTGCTTCATCCAGGGCGTGCAGGACGATCTCGTCAACGAGGGCGGCATCATGGACCTCTGGGTCCGCGAGGCGCGCCTGTTCAAATACGGCTCCGGCACCGGCTCGAACTTCTCGCTGCTGCGCGGCGAAGGCGAGAAGCTCGCCGGCGGCGGCCGCTCCTCGGGCCTGATGTCCTTCCTCAAGATCGGCGACCGGGCTGCGGGCGCGATCAAGTCGGGCGGCACGACGCGACGCGCCGCCAAGATGGTCGTGGTCGATGTCGACCACCCCGATATCGAGACCTATATCGACTGGAAGGTGCGCGAGGAGCAGAAGGTCGCGGCCCTCGTCACCGGCTCCAAGGTCGTCCAGAAGCACATGAAGGCCGTGATGAAGGCCTGCGTGAACTGCGAAGGCGATGGCGATTCCTGCTTCGACCCCGAGAAGAACCCGGCGCTGAAGCGCGAGATCAAGCTCGCCCGCAAGGCGATGGTGCCTGACAACTACATCAAGCGGGTGATGCAGTTCGCCAAGCAGGGCTACACCGACATCCAGTTCGACATCTACGACACCGACTGGGATTCGGAGGCCTATCTCACGGTCTCCGGCCAGAACTCGAACAATTCGGTCTCGCTGACCGACGACTTCCTGCGCGCCGTGGAAACCGATGGCGACTGGAACCTCACCGGCCGCACCACCGGCAAGATCACCAAGACGCTGAAGGCCCGCGACCTCTGGGAGAAGATCGGCTACGCCGCCTGGGCCTCGGCCGATCCCGGCCTGCACTTCAACACCACAATGAACGACTGGCACACCTGCGCGGCCTCCGGCCGGATCCGGGCGTCCAACCCGTGCTCGGAATACATGTTCCTCGACGATACGGCCTGCAACCTGGCTTCGGCCAACCTGCTGCAGTTCTATGATCGCGAGGCCAAGGCCTTCGATGTCGCAGCCTACGAGCATCTCTGCCGGCTCTGGACGATCGTCCTCGAGATCTCGGTGACGATGGCGCAGTTCCCCTCCAAGGAAATCGCCGAACTCTCCTACGAATACCGCACGCTCGGCCTCGGCTACGCCAATATCGGCGGCCTCTTGATGACCATGGGTCTTGGCTATGATTCCGACGAGGGCCGTGCGCTCGCCGGCGCGCTGACCGCGGTCATGACCGGCGTCTCCTATGCGACCTCGGCCGAGATGGCGGCCGAGCTCGGCCCCTTCCCCGGCTACAAGAAGAACGCCGCGCATATGCTGCGCGTCATCCGCAACCATCGCGTCGCGGCCCATGGCCAGGCTTCGGGCTATGAAGGCCTCCAGGTCACGCCAGTCCCGCTCGACCATGGCACGCTGGCGCGCCTGGGCGGCTCCAGCGCGCTGCTCTCGGAACGCGCCCGCATCGCCTGGGACAATGCGCTCGCGCTCGGCGAGAAGCATGGCTACCGCAATGCGCAGGCAACCGTGATCGCGCCGACCGGCACGATCGGCCTCGTGATGGATTGCGACACCACCGGCATCGAGCCCGATTTCGCGCTGGTGAAGTTCAAGAAGCTCGCCGGCGGCGGCTACTGGAAGATCATCAACGGCGCGGTGCCCGACGCCCTGCGCGCACTCGGCTACCGCGAGAGCGAGATCGCCGAGATCGAGGCCTATGCGGTCGGCCATGGCACGCTGGCGCAGTCGCCCGGCATCAACCACGGCTCGCTCAAGGCCAAGGGCTTCACCCAGGACAAGATCGACGCGATCGAGAAGGACCTGAAAGCCGCCTTCGACATCAAGTTCGTCTTCAACAAATGGACGCTGGGCGAGGATTTCCTCGTCAAGACACTTAAGGTGCCGGCTGAAAAGCTTGCCGAGATGTCCTTCGAATTGCTGCCTTTCCTCGGCTTCTCCAAAGCCGAGATCGAGGCCGCCAACGTGCATGTCTGCGGGGCGATGACGCTGGAAGGCGCACCGCATCTCAAGCTCGATCATTACAACGTCTTCGACTGCGCCAACCCCTGCGGGCGCATCGGCAAGCGCTATCTCTCGGTCGAGAGCCATATCCGCATGATGGCTGCGGCCCAGCCCTTCATCTCGGGGGCGATCTCCAAGACCATCAACATGCCCAACGACGCCACCGTCGAGGACTGCAAGAGCGCCTATATGCTCTCCTGGAAGCTGGCGCTGAAGGCCAACGCGCTCTACCGCGACGGCTCCAAGCTTTCGCAGCCGCTGAACTCGGCCCTGATCTCCGACGAGGACGATGAGGACGATGCCGTCGAGGCGCTGCACCAGCAGCCGATGGCGGCTCGCGCCGCCCATGTCGCCGAGAAGATCGTCGAGCGTATCGTCGAGCGCGTCGAGCGCAACCGCGAGCAGGAGAAGCTGCCGACACGGCGCAAGGGCTACACCCAGAAGGCCAAGATCGGCGGGCATACGCTCTTCCTGCGCACCGGCGAATATGATGACGGCCGCCTCGGCGAGATCTTCCTCGACATGAACAAGGAAGGCTCGGCGCTGCGCGCCTTGATCAACAACTTCGCCATCTCGGTGTCGCTGGGTCTGCAATATGGCGTGCCGCTGGAGGAGTATGTCGACGCCTTCACCTTCACCCGCTTCGAGCCCGCCGGCTTCGTCCAGGGCAACGACTCGATCAAGAACGCGACCTCGATCCTCGACTACGTCTTCCGCGAACTGGCGATCAGCTATCTCGGCCGTTATGAGCTCGCCCATATCGACCCGAGCGAGGTCGGCAATATCGGGCTCGGCAGCGGCGGCCAGAACCAGCAGGCAATGGCTGGCGCCACCCCGCAGACCTCGGTCTCGAAGGGCCTCGTCCGCTCGCGCGCCGACAAGTTGATGCTGATCCCGGGCGGCGCGGTGCCCGAAGCCCCGCGCCAGGCCAGCCAGGCCCATGGCTATGCCACGGCCGGTGCGACCGCGCTGAAGCAGGAGCCGGCCGAGCAGCCTTATGGCGAGGCGGAGATGGCCAAGCTCGGCTTCGCGGCCCCCGCCCCCGCCGGCCAGCCCAAAGCCTCCGAGCGTCGCGCCGAGGCGATCATGAAAGGCTATGTCGGAGACAGCTGCGGCGAATGCGGCAACTTCACCCTGGTCCGCAATGGCACCTGCCTGAAATGCAACACCTGCGGGTCCACGACTGGGTGCAGCTAG
- a CDS encoding NADH:ubiquinone oxidoreductase subunit NDUFA12, giving the protein MKPLLLQIFTWWNGQTIGTRFHTWRFGERVGADEFGNVYYRTKGGVKDKALGIQRRWVVYNGEAEASKIPPGWNGWLHHTVDVAPSEERYEPREWQEPHQQNWTGTALAYRPQGSTLAGGHRPPATGDYEAWTPGR; this is encoded by the coding sequence ATGAAGCCTTTGCTGCTGCAGATCTTCACCTGGTGGAACGGCCAGACCATCGGCACGCGCTTCCACACCTGGCGCTTCGGCGAGCGGGTCGGCGCCGACGAGTTCGGCAATGTCTATTACCGCACCAAGGGCGGGGTGAAGGACAAGGCGCTGGGCATCCAGCGTCGCTGGGTCGTCTATAACGGCGAAGCGGAAGCCTCCAAGATCCCGCCGGGCTGGAATGGCTGGCTGCATCACACCGTCGATGTCGCGCCCTCCGAGGAGCGCTACGAGCCGCGCGAGTGGCAAGAACCGCATCAGCAGAACTGGACCGGCACGGCGCTGGCCTATCGTCCGCAGGGCTCGACGCTGGCCGGGGGCCACCGCCCGCCGGCAACCGGCGACTACGAGGCCTGGACGCCAGGGCGCTGA